The Xiphias gladius isolate SHS-SW01 ecotype Sanya breed wild chromosome 7, ASM1685928v1, whole genome shotgun sequence genome window below encodes:
- the LOC120791568 gene encoding LOW QUALITY PROTEIN: scavenger receptor cysteine-rich type 1 protein M130-like (The sequence of the model RefSeq protein was modified relative to this genomic sequence to represent the inferred CDS: inserted 1 base in 1 codon), which produces MDHTALIVLLCLWSSGLWAQDTNSPTVLPDDVSLVGGASRCAGKLRIKRQGHWRPGGNQYEELASAAVVCRQLDCGSVVSLQRTKNFSINSINHLVARSPCYLPSDCDSSSPFSIAPAEFPISDLQIKCSESVRLVDGTSLCSGRLEVRSNQSWSSVCEDDFDRQDAAVVCRELGCGAPSVFQGALYGEAEAPVWIKDFRCAGSESLLLDCDSSRPARKTCPSGKAVGLTCSDPDDVRLVEGASHCAXRLELKHQGVWRAVNDLDLGWNLEVTNIICRRLDCGSAVSVRKIEASSVESVWWINSSCIQSNNKLRECVKAKDSWSFYSLKLICSESVKLVDGTSLCSGRLEVRSNQSWSSVCEDDFDRQDAAVVCRELGCGAPSVFQGALYGEAEAPVWIKDFRCAGSESLLLDCDSSRPARKTCPSGKAVGLTCSNPHRVMLVGEASRCAGKLKMKNQGEWRPVAVWDSEWDHVSAASVCRQLDCGSAVSTNITDHSLDRPVWWITTSCVRSASALWDCLILTNVDKTYSGLEVICSDLLAQPNISLSPHNDRVSKAKHLGFQVLMGSNFTITCSTEPQYQGGSFQLIFTTSGRAQNYTMPADNHSAHFLFSAVDRANHGVYRCVYHVYVFSHNFSQESQQLYVTVLASLTDLIIRLVVLLLGMMLLLTTLCLNSKASTGWNLG; this is translated from the exons ATGGATCACACAGCGCTGATTGTGCTACTGTGTCTCTGGAGCTCAG GGCTCTGGGCTCAGGACACCAACAGTCCAACag TATTGCCTGATGATGTCAGTTTGGTGGGAGGAGCCAGCCGCTGCGCTGGTAAACTGAGGATAAAACGCCAAGGACACTGGAGACCAGGGGGTAACCAGTACGAAGAACTGGCATCAGCAGCTGTGGTGTGCAGACAGCTCGACTGCGGCTCTGTTGTTTCACTACAAAGAACAAAGAATTTCTCTATTAATTCCATAAATCACCTCGTAGCACGCTCTCCCTGTTATCTCCCTTCCGACTGTGACTCTTCCAGCCCCTTCAGCATAGCGCCTGCTGAATTTCCCATTTCCGACCTACAGATCAAATGTTCAG AGTCCGTCAGGCTGGTTGATGGGACTAGTCTGTGTTCAGGCAGACTGGAGGTGAGGTCTAACCAGTCGTGGTCATCAGTGTGTGAGGATGACTTTGACCGGCAGGATGCGGCGGTGGTCTGCAGGGAGCTTGGCTGTGGGGCTCCTTCGGTCTTCCAGGGGGCGCTCTATGGAGAAGCGGAGGCTCCAGTGTGGATCAAAGACTTCCGGTGTGCAGGCAGCGAATCTCTTCTCCTGGACTGCGACAGCTCAAGGCCTGCTAGAAAAACCTGCCCATCTGGCAAAGCAGTTGGACTCACCTGCTCAG ACCCCGATGATGTCCGGCTGGTGGAAGGAGCTAGCCATTGTG GTagactagagctgaaacacCAGGGAGTCTGGAGAGCCGTGAATGACCTAGACTTAGGCTGGAACCTGGAGGTAACAAATATAATATGTCGAAGGCTGGACTGTGGCTCTGCTGTCTCAGTACGAAAGATTGAGGCTTCTTCAGTAGAATCGGTTTGGTGGATCAACTCTTCCTGCATTCAGTCTAACAACAAACTGAGGGAATGTGTGAAAGCAAAGGACAGCTGGAGCTTTTACAGCCTAAAACTCATCTGCTCAG AGTCCGTCAAGCTGGTTGATGGGACTAGTCTGTGTTCAGGCAGACTGGAGGTGAGGTCTAACCAGTCGTGGTCATCAGTGTGCGAGGATGACTTTGACCGGCAGGATGCGGCGGTGGTCTGCAGGGAGCTTGGCTGTGGGGCTCCTTCGGTCTTCCAGGGGGCGCTCTATGGAGAAGCAGAGGCTCCAGTGTGGATCAAAGACTTCCGGTGTGCAGGCAGCGAGTCTCTTCTCCTGGACTGCGACAGCTCAAGGCCTGCTAGAAAAACCTGCCCATCTGGCAAAGCAGTTGGACTCACCTGCTCAA ATCCACACAGAGTCATGTTGGTGGGGGAGGCAAGCCGCTGCGCTGGTAAACTGAAGATGAAAAACCAGGGAGAGTGGAGGCCAGTGGCTGTCTGGGATTCTGAATGGGACCACGTGTCTGCAGCTTCAgtgtgtagacagctggattgcGGTTCTGCTGTTTCAACAAATATAACAGATCATTCTTTAGACAGACCTGTGTGGTGGATCACGACTTCCTGTGTCCGGTCAGCATCTGCACTCTGGGACTGTCTGATTCTGACTAATGTTGACAAAACCTATTCTGGCCTTGAAGTGATATGCTCGG ACTTGCTGGCTCAGCCAAacatctccctctccccccaCAATGATAGAGTCTCCAAGGCCAAGCACTTGGGGTTTCAGGTGCTCATGGGCTCCAACTTCACCATCACATGCTCCACTGAGCCACAGTACCAAGGAGGTTCCTTCCAGCTCATCTTCACCACCTCCGGCAGAGCACAGAACTACACCATGCCGGCTGACAACCACTCTGCCCATTTCCTGTTCTCGGCTGTGGACCGCGCCAACCACGGGGTCTACAGATGTGTTTATCACGTCTATGTTTTCTCTCATAACTTCTCCCAAGAGAGCCAGCAACTCTACGTCACTGTCTTAG CCTCTCTGACAGATTTAATCATCAGACTTGTTGTCCTCCTGCTGGGTATGATGTTGCTTCTCACAACCCTCTGCCTCAACTCTAAG GCCAGTACAGGCTGGAATCTGGGCTGA